AATAATAGTTTGAGGATCATTGTAAGACTGTCACAGAAAAAGTACAACATCATGTGTACAAGAGACGCAAAGAAGTAAGGCAAAACAATGTGAATTAGAGATGCGACTTTTCGGTACTAGGCTTTTTATTCCTTCCCTTAGTTGGATAATTAGGGGCAAAGCAGAAGCATCTGACATTTTTTGTAAAGATAACAACTGACGGTAATATATGATGAGGACATTCGTTTTTTGCAAACTATGCCATGGCCAGAGCTGGTGGAGACACCTCTGGTGCAGTCCCATGTGACATTCTATTTAATTGCCAATGACTTCTCTCGGTCCTCGTGATCACTTCCAGGAACGAAAATGCAAAGCTTGCAATCTGCAGAGAGAAGTGAAGTAGTCCTATACTTATCTTCGCCTCCCACAACTGGCATAGCCACACCGGGCTTTGCTGGGTTCACAAAATCGGGCTGATAAGTCCGTCCAAGCACACCTTCCACCTTTGGCGACAGGCCAAAAAACCTAAACTGCACTTCCAAGTGAGCAAAGCAATCATCAGAAGGCAACATATATCTGTGAATCCTATCATCTTCTTTTGTAATAGGAACCACGTTCACCATAATCTCACACGCGTCTTTTAAGGTCACTGATACACTGTTCTTGCTTGATACTCTCTCAACCTTTATGTCTTTTGCCTCAGAGCACCATCTGGACATAGAGTTTTGTGGCATTTCTATTACATTTCCATTGTAAGAGAAAATCAAATGGTCAAACTGATCATCCCAAGTCTCAGCTCTTGTTGATTCCAAGGAGAAGGACTGGGAGTTGAAGAGGATTCCGAGTGCTTGAATCCATGTGTTATCTCGGGCTTGACCGGCTGGTCTATGGCCAATGAAGCGAGCATTGATTTGGAGGGCAGGGTCTGAAACTAAACTGAAAGTTTGGTTGGTCTTGCCGTGGAAGTAGAATACAATCCCATCTCCGCCAATGAAACGAGGATCGTAGCATGCGGAGCCAAGTCCGATGCAGTTTGGCTTGCGATCTGAATTTCAATTCCGAGTCTCAGTAAGCATTCGATATGAGCAGCATAATTGCTTGCTCTGAATCAGTTGCAAATAAAGGGCTAAACAGAGGTTATCTTACTTCTGCATTGGGAATCGCAAGTGGGCGAATCACAGTCCACATAGCAACCTTTTCTAGACCTTTGAAATGGTTCATATGGGCTCTCTGGGCATTCATCTGGGCATTTAAATGTCTGTGGAAAGCAGCGAGTCCCTGGTCGGTTGCAGAAGACGTAGCCCTCGAACCAAACCTGTTGAACTGAACGTCCCACCAAAAATGCTAGTACAGCGAGAAACGCATAGCCGCTGATTTTGGACATCTTTGAGAATGAAAGCAAGGTTTCAGAAGCCAACAAGGCAAGGGATCATATAAAGCTGAAGTCCCATCTGTGTGGTACGTATTTATAGTACTTTAATTCACATTTCTTGCACAAACATGTTTCTGTAGGATTCTCATTTTAGTTCCATAGAGATCTGCAAAGTGTGGTTGACTCTCTTGCCACTTTACGGCGAGACTACACAAGCACGTGACATTTCCGGATCCGAAAGAATTAGGGGACTCTCAGAAACACTTGTACAATGCCCAGATCttcaaattt
The window above is part of the Eucalyptus grandis isolate ANBG69807.140 chromosome 6, ASM1654582v1, whole genome shotgun sequence genome. Proteins encoded here:
- the LOC104450153 gene encoding uncharacterized protein LOC104450153, producing MSKISGYAFLAVLAFLVGRSVQQVWFEGYVFCNRPGTRCFPQTFKCPDECPESPYEPFQRSRKGCYVDCDSPTCDSQCRNRKPNCIGLGSACYDPRFIGGDGIVFYFHGKTNQTFSLVSDPALQINARFIGHRPAGQARDNTWIQALGILFNSQSFSLESTRAETWDDQFDHLIFSYNGNVIEMPQNSMSRWCSEAKDIKVERVSSKNSVSVTLKDACEIMVNVVPITKEDDRIHRYMLPSDDCFAHLEVQFRFFGLSPKVEGVLGRTYQPDFVNPAKPGVAMPVVGGEDKYRTTSLLSADCKLCIFVPGSDHEDREKSLAIK